In Primulina eburnea isolate SZY01 chromosome 3, ASM2296580v1, whole genome shotgun sequence, one DNA window encodes the following:
- the LOC140828341 gene encoding GATA transcription factor 5-like, with product MECIEARALKSSFLSQMAMKTNSQVFYNDDGWCFAGMNSVNSDDFPVEDLLNLDSPEKEFQEGCVEKAYDEVKRLPQERNVENSDVISGEFQSLSAGDLVVPVDELENLEWLSQFVDDSTSAFSLLCPVGNFSGRNGRFSGNPPPLNISTKQKPRSPCFPLPLPTKPRRNRCRSNGRPWSLPSLPLSAAESSSTSLSSHGSSTFNPLFFENPVQKTHWFSPREKTPAKNQKRKPEPDGVVISGRRCSHCQVQKTPQWRAGPLGPKTLCNACGVRFKSGRLFPEYRPACSPSFSQEIHSNSHRRVLEMRRRKENVVKPDLLVQNF from the exons atGGAATGCATTGAAGCGAGAGCGTTGAAATCCAGTTTCCTCTCGCAAATGGCCATGAAAACGAATTCACAGGTGTTTTACAACGATGATGGATGGTGTTTCGCTGGAATGAACAGTGTCAATTCCGATGATTTCCCCGTTGAAGACCTCCTTAACCTCGATTCTCCTGAAAAGGAGTTTCAGGAGGGGTGTGTTGAAAAAGCTTATGACGAGGTCAAAAGGCTGCCCCAGGAAAGGAATGTTGAAAATTCGGACGTAATTTCCGGTGAATTTCAGAGCCTTTCCGCCGGTGACCTCGTGGTTCCG GTTGATGAATTGGAAAACCTTGAGTGGTTATCACAATTCGTGGACGATTCCACTTCAGCGTTCTCTCTGTTGTGCCCAGTCGGGAATTTTTCTGGTAGAAATGGACGGTTCTCCGGGAACCCTCCGCCACTCAACATTTCTACGAAACAGAAACCCCGGTCACCGTGCTTCCCGTTGCCTCTTCCCACGAAACCGAGGAGAAACCGGTGCAGATCAAATGGGCGGCCGTGGTCACTACCGTCGCTGCCGTTGAGCGCCGCCGAGTCTTCTTCAACATCCCTGTCTTCACACGGTTCGTCCACTTTCAACCCCTTGTTTTTCGAAAACCCGGTTCAGAAAACTCACTGGTTTTCACCTCGGGAAAAAACTCCGGCGAAGAATCAAAAGAGAAAACCGGAACCCGACGGCGTCGTAATATCCGGACGGCGTTGTTCGCATTGTCAGGTGCAAAAGACCCCGCAGTGGCGAGCTGGACCGCTGGGCCCCAAAACATTGTGCAATGCTTGTGGCGTCCGGTTCAAATCCGGTCGGCTATTTCCCGAGTATAGACCGGCTTGCAGCCCCAGTTTCTCACAGGAAATTCACTCCAATAGTCACCGGAGAGTTTTAGAAATGCGGCGGAGGAAGGAGAATGTGGTTAAACCGGATCTGTTGGTTCAGAATTTCTAA
- the LOC140828342 gene encoding cytochrome P450 84A1-like: MENFIPFNPNLSLALPILLLLFITIWLRNFARRNPFPPGPKGLPLIGNLLMMKDLTHRRLAEMAEVYGGLCHLKMGQLHMVAVSTPEIARQVLQTQDNLFSNRPATVAISYLTYNRADMAFAHYGPFWRQMRKICVTKVFSRKRAESWASVREEIDSFLKNVDARIGSSVNIGEMVLGLTRDITYRAAFGSISEEGQEEFLRIMQEFSKLFGEFNVLDFMPWLGWINYQGGDLHRRLDRARGSLDVFIDKIIDDHLEKKTNRKSNEVYDGFEDDMVDELMEFCDENGGKSDLGSAVNITRDNIKALIMDVMFGGTETVASAIEWAMAELMKSWEDLNKLQQELANVVGLDRKVHESDLDKLTYLKCVAKETLRLHPPIPLLLHETTVDTVVDGFRIPARARVMINSWAIGRDKNAWAEPSTFKPSRFLDVGAPDFKGSNFEFIPFGSGRRSCPGMQLGLYALELTLANLCHCFNWTLPDGMTPSELDMNDVFGLTAPRAVQLVAIPSRRLTRLI; this comes from the exons ATGGAGAATTTTATCCCATTCAACCCAAACTTATCCTTAGCCTTGCCAATATTACTTCTCCTTTTCATCACTATCTGGTTGAGAAATTTTGCAAGAAGAAACCCTTTTCCACCAGGGCCAAAGGGTTTACCATTGATAGGCAACTTGCTCATGATGAAAGATTTAACCCACCGCAGACTGGCTGAGATGGCGGAGGTCTACGGCGGATTGTGCCACCTGAAAATGGGGCAGCTCCACATGGTGGCGGTGTCCACGCCGGAAATCGCAAGGCAAGTCCTACAAACACAGGACAACTTGTTCTCTAATCGTCCTGCCACGGTTGCAATAAGTTACTTGACCTACAATAGAGCGGACATGGCTTTTGCACACTATGGACCCTTTTGGAGGCAGATGAGAAAGATTTGTGTCACTAAGGTTTTCAGTCGAAAAAGGGCTGAATCGTGGGCGTCGGTTCGCGAAGAGATCGACTCGTTTTTGAAGAATGTCGATGCTAGGATAGGTTCATCTGTTAATATTGGCGAGATGGTGCTTGGGTTGACTAGGGATATCACTTATAGGGCTGCGTTCGGATCCATATCAGAAGAAGGGCAAGAGGAATTCTTGAGGATCATGCAAGAATTTTCCAAGCTTTTCGGGGAATTTAATGTTCTCGATTTCATGCCTTGGTTGGGTTGGATTAATTACCAAGGGGGAGATTTACACAGGAGGCTTGATAGAGCTCGAGGATCGTTGGATGTATTTATCGATAAGATTATAGATGATCATCTAGAAAAGAAGACAAATAGAAAAAGTAATGAAGTTTATGATGGTTTTGAGGATGATATGGTTGATGAGTTAATGGAGTTTTGTGATGAAAATGGAGGAAAAAGTGATTTAGGGTCGGCTGTAAATATTACTAGAGACAACATCAAGGCCCTGATCATG GATGTCATGTTTGGAGGGACCGAAACCGTGGCATCGGCCATAGAATGGGCCATGGCAGAGCTAATGAAGAGCTGGGAGGACCTAAACAAACTACAACAAGAACTAGCTAATGTAGTGGGATTAGACCGAAAAGTCCACGAGTCCGACCTCGACAAGCTCACATACCTCAAATGCGTCGCCAAAGAAACCCTCCGTCTCCACCCTCCGATCCCCCTCCTCCTCCACGAGACCACCGTCGACACCGTGGTTGATGGGTTCAGGATTCCGGCCAGGGCACGCGTGATGATCAACTCGTGGGCCATTGGCCGGGACAAAAATGCATGGGCTGAGCCCAGCACATTCAAACCCTCAAGGTTCCTAGACGTTGGTGCACCGGATTTTAAAGGAAGTAACTTTGAGTTTATACCATTCGGGTCGGGTCGGAGGTCGTGCCCTGGTATGCAGTTAGGGCTCTATGCATTGGAGTTGACCTTGGCTAACCTTTGCCATTGCTTCAATTGGACTTTACCGGATGGCATGACGCCTAGTGAGCTTGATATGAATGATGTGTTTGGACTCACTGCACCTAGGGCAGTACAACTTGTGGCTATCCCGAGTCGTCGTCTCACTCGACTAATATAG